In one window of Candidatus Roizmanbacteria bacterium CG_4_9_14_0_2_um_filter_38_17 DNA:
- a CDS encoding endonuclease III — protein MNNQLTNTARKVVELLKQEYPNAEIALNYGNTWELLVAVMLSAQTTDVQVNKVTTTLFTKYAAADEKQEIKKFAQTPLEELTNDVSGVGFFRNKAKNIQNSAKQILEQHGGVVPNTMQELTILPGVARKTANIVLGNAYGVYEGIAVDTHVHRIVQRLRLVDLDRIGKGKQRYFKREEDQVLDFKKGANTDKIEQELMQVIPQEDWFMFTYLIIEHGRAVCIAIKPKCGKCLLADLCLAKRS, from the coding sequence ATGAATAATCAGCTTACAAATACAGCAAGGAAGGTGGTTGAGCTGCTTAAACAGGAGTATCCAAATGCAGAGATAGCCCTTAATTATGGGAATACCTGGGAATTGTTGGTAGCAGTGATGTTATCTGCGCAAACTACCGATGTGCAGGTGAATAAGGTTACTACAACTTTATTCACAAAGTATGCTGCAGCAGATGAGAAGCAGGAAATTAAGAAATTTGCCCAAACACCACTTGAAGAACTAACAAATGACGTTAGCGGTGTGGGATTTTTTCGCAATAAGGCAAAAAATATTCAAAATTCAGCCAAACAGATTTTAGAGCAGCACGGTGGGGTAGTGCCAAATACAATGCAGGAATTAACCATATTGCCTGGTGTGGCAAGGAAAACAGCAAATATTGTTTTGGGGAATGCTTATGGGGTATATGAGGGAATTGCAGTAGATACCCATGTGCATAGAATTGTTCAGCGACTACGCTTAGTTGATCTAGATAGAATTGGTAAAGGTAAACAGCGCTATTTCAAAAGGGAAGAGGACCAGGTCCTCGACTTTAAAAAAGGCGCTAATACGGATAAAATTGAACAAGAACTAATGCAGGTAATTCCACAAGAAGATTGGTTTATGTTTACTTATCTTATTATTGAACATGGGAGAGCTGTTTGTATTGCCATAAAGCCAAAATGCGGAAAGTGTTTACTAGCTGATTTATGCCTGGCGAAAAGAAGTTAA